A portion of the Cyanobium sp. PCC 7001 genome contains these proteins:
- a CDS encoding efflux RND transporter permease subunit, with amino-acid sequence MSPSNSFIIRPVLTTVCSLIIVIAGLISIPVLPIENLPDIAPPTVNVSSLYSGADAITVEQGVTNVLEQQINGVENMDFITSSSSADGRSEITVSFASGTNGDINQVNVQNRVALANPSLPDEVRQSGVVVNKASNQILLVYNFVSEDPDTISYSAETISGLLDQNLTEPIGRVPGVGELLYFGERRLAFRLWLDPDKLAAFGLTSNDVVAALSSQNRLVPAGQVGGEPAPAGQQFTFTVQLQGRLLSVEEFNNLIIRTTPEGSIVRLRDVGEASLGGENYALQATDIRSVPSVGMAVYQLGGTNALETSKGIKAVLDDFEATMPVGLKMEKIYDSTDFINASIQGVVSSLRDAVMLVVLILFLFLQDWKATLVPGIAIPVALIGTFALVNAFGFSLNQLTLFGLILATGLVVDDAITVIEDTSTKKAEGRSAVEAAKGTMDELFSAVIATSIVLFAVFLPVLFFPGATGSIYQQFAATIIFSVAISTFNALTFSPMLAALLLAQEGEPPGQRTYAIAGGSIGFVYGLLSGGSGALAALGALVAGLAVGYGAKLATGLPLRLPFVIGGAVSGLLFAGVGRPIAVLLFTALGIAAGWFTPAIFRRFNRVYAGLEGRYHGLLEWVLGRRRLVMAVLAGGIVLTGFAFTAIPGGFVPVEDQGYAVGILQAPDGGSIQVTAAINRKVSAILREEKDITSAAIFSGASLEGNAPNNGLFFFGTRNWSERPSADQSVGAIVERLNRRFAAEIQEARVVVVEPPAIPGYGTSGGFEFQVLDRSGGSLDLPAFSEAAGRIIQAANADPTFSRTPPVRTQFSPAAPQLAIDVDRDRLASLGVDFGEAMRSFSVNFGGLYVNDTFQEGRVRRVFVQASDVSRATPERLKALYVRNADGEQIPLSEFFTVRASEGPSVVPHFNLYRSIKVDGQAAAGKSSGQAINTMRDIFKVQSIPGLGFDWTGISREEVKAGSLAVVIFALGILVVYLVLAAQYESYADPLIILMTVPTAMLGALAFLAIRGEVLNIYAQVGLVMLIGLAAKNGILIVDLANQRMAAGARAIEAAREAARSRLRPIIMTAISSLFGFLPLVLASGAGARSQASLGTVVFGGLLIATVLSLLVVPVFYVVVKSLLRDDAEGREPAPGAASGP; translated from the coding sequence GTGTCTCCATCCAACAGCTTCATCATCCGGCCGGTGCTCACCACGGTGTGCAGCCTGATCATCGTGATCGCCGGACTGATCTCCATCCCGGTGCTGCCGATCGAGAACCTGCCGGACATCGCGCCGCCCACGGTGAACGTGAGCTCCCTCTATTCGGGGGCCGATGCCATCACCGTGGAGCAGGGGGTGACGAATGTGCTGGAGCAGCAGATCAATGGGGTGGAGAACATGGACTTCATCACCTCCAGCAGTTCCGCCGATGGTCGTAGTGAAATCACGGTGTCCTTCGCCAGCGGCACCAACGGCGATATCAACCAGGTGAATGTCCAGAACAGGGTGGCTCTGGCCAACCCCTCCTTGCCCGATGAGGTGCGTCAATCCGGTGTGGTTGTCAACAAAGCCTCCAACCAGATTCTGCTGGTCTACAACTTCGTCAGCGAAGACCCGGACACCATCAGCTACTCGGCCGAAACGATCAGCGGCCTGTTGGATCAGAACCTCACCGAACCCATCGGCCGTGTTCCCGGCGTGGGGGAACTGCTCTATTTCGGTGAACGCAGACTGGCCTTCAGGCTCTGGCTCGACCCCGACAAGCTGGCGGCCTTCGGACTCACCTCCAACGACGTGGTGGCGGCCCTGAGCAGCCAGAACCGCCTCGTACCCGCAGGCCAGGTGGGTGGTGAGCCGGCCCCGGCGGGTCAGCAGTTCACCTTCACCGTGCAGCTGCAAGGGCGCCTGCTCAGTGTGGAAGAGTTCAACAATCTGATCATCCGCACCACGCCGGAGGGGAGCATCGTGCGCCTGCGGGATGTGGGCGAAGCCAGCCTCGGTGGTGAGAACTATGCCCTGCAGGCCACCGACATCCGCAGTGTGCCGTCGGTGGGCATGGCGGTGTATCAGCTCGGCGGCACCAATGCGCTGGAAACCTCCAAGGGCATCAAGGCGGTGCTCGACGACTTCGAGGCCACCATGCCGGTGGGCCTGAAGATGGAGAAGATCTACGACAGCACCGACTTCATCAATGCCTCGATCCAGGGGGTGGTGAGCTCCCTGCGGGATGCGGTGATGCTGGTGGTGCTCATCCTGTTTCTCTTTCTACAGGACTGGAAAGCCACCCTGGTGCCCGGCATCGCCATCCCCGTGGCCCTGATCGGCACCTTCGCCCTGGTGAATGCCTTCGGCTTCTCCCTCAATCAGCTCACCCTCTTCGGTCTGATCCTCGCCACCGGCCTGGTGGTGGACGATGCCATCACGGTGATCGAGGACACGTCCACCAAGAAGGCCGAAGGCCGCTCGGCCGTCGAGGCCGCCAAGGGCACCATGGATGAACTGTTCAGCGCCGTGATCGCCACCTCGATCGTGCTGTTCGCCGTGTTCCTGCCGGTGCTGTTCTTCCCCGGGGCCACCGGCTCGATTTACCAGCAGTTCGCCGCCACGATCATCTTTTCGGTGGCCATCTCCACCTTCAACGCCCTCACCTTCTCCCCGATGCTGGCGGCCCTGCTGCTGGCTCAGGAGGGGGAACCCCCGGGCCAGCGCACCTACGCCATCGCCGGTGGATCGATCGGTTTCGTCTATGGCCTGCTCTCCGGGGGCTCCGGTGCCTTGGCCGCCCTCGGCGCTCTCGTGGCGGGGTTGGCGGTGGGCTACGGGGCGAAGTTGGCCACCGGTCTGCCCTTGCGCCTGCCCTTCGTGATCGGCGGTGCGGTCAGCGGCCTTCTCTTCGCGGGCGTCGGAAGGCCCATCGCCGTGCTGCTGTTCACGGCGCTCGGAATCGCCGCCGGCTGGTTCACCCCTGCCATCTTTCGCCGTTTCAATCGGGTCTACGCCGGTTTGGAGGGGCGCTACCACGGCCTGCTGGAGTGGGTGCTGGGGCGTCGACGGCTGGTGATGGCCGTGCTGGCTGGCGGCATCGTGCTCACCGGGTTCGCCTTCACCGCCATTCCCGGCGGCTTCGTGCCCGTGGAGGACCAGGGCTACGCCGTGGGCATCCTGCAGGCGCCGGATGGCGGCTCGATTCAGGTGACCGCGGCGATCAACCGCAAGGTGAGCGCCATCCTGCGGGAGGAGAAGGACATCACCTCGGCCGCGATCTTCAGCGGCGCCAGCCTGGAGGGGAACGCCCCCAACAACGGCCTCTTCTTCTTCGGCACCCGCAACTGGTCGGAGCGCCCCAGCGCCGACCAGTCGGTGGGGGCGATCGTGGAGCGCCTCAACCGCCGTTTCGCCGCGGAGATCCAGGAGGCCCGCGTGGTGGTGGTGGAGCCTCCCGCGATTCCGGGCTATGGCACCTCGGGTGGCTTCGAGTTTCAGGTTCTCGACCGGAGCGGCGGCAGCCTCGATCTGCCGGCGTTTTCGGAGGCGGCCGGCCGAATCATCCAGGCGGCCAACGCCGATCCCACCTTCAGCCGCACGCCGCCGGTGCGCACCCAGTTCTCCCCCGCCGCACCTCAGCTGGCCATCGACGTGGACCGTGACCGGCTGGCCTCGCTGGGGGTGGACTTCGGCGAGGCCATGCGCTCCTTCAGCGTCAACTTCGGCGGTCTCTATGTGAACGACACCTTCCAGGAGGGCAGGGTGCGGCGTGTCTTCGTGCAGGCCAGCGACGTCAGCCGGGCCACGCCGGAGCGGCTCAAGGCCCTCTACGTGCGCAACGCCGACGGGGAGCAGATCCCCCTCTCCGAGTTCTTCACCGTGCGGGCGAGTGAAGGGCCCTCCGTGGTGCCCCACTTCAATCTCTACCGCTCGATCAAGGTGGATGGCCAGGCCGCGGCGGGCAAGAGCTCCGGCCAGGCGATCAACACCATGCGCGACATCTTCAAGGTCCAGTCGATTCCCGGTCTTGGTTTCGACTGGACCGGCATCTCCAGGGAGGAGGTGAAGGCCGGCTCCCTGGCCGTGGTGATCTTCGCCCTGGGCATCCTGGTGGTGTACCTGGTGCTGGCGGCCCAGTACGAGAGCTACGCCGATCCCCTGATCATCCTGATGACGGTGCCCACCGCCATGCTGGGGGCGCTGGCGTTCCTGGCGATCCGCGGCGAGGTGCTCAACATCTACGCCCAGGTGGGCCTGGTGATGCTGATCGGCCTGGCGGCCAAGAACGGCATCCTGATCGTGGACCTGGCCAACCAGCGCATGGCGGCGGGGGCCCGGGCGATCGAGGCGGCCCGCGAGGCGGCCCGCTCCCGCCTGCGGCCGATCATCATGACG